In Phocoena phocoena chromosome 3, mPhoPho1.1, whole genome shotgun sequence, a single window of DNA contains:
- the PDLIM4 gene encoding PDZ and LIM domain protein 4 isoform X1, which yields MPHSVTLRGPSPWGFRLVGGRDFSVPLTISRVHAGSKAALAALCPGDLIQAINGESTELMTHLEAQNRIKGCHDHLILSVSRPEGRSWPNTPEDSKAQAHRIHIDPEAQDGSPATSRWPSATGLGPEDGRPGLGSPYGQPPRLPVPHNGSSSEATLLAQLGTLHVSPPHSTDLARGLSRSRDCGVDLGSEVYRMLRESAEPTAAEPKQSGSFRYLQGMLEAGEGGERPGPGGPRNLKPTAGKLGAPLSGLQGLPECTRCGHGIVGTIVKARDKLYHPECFMCSDCGLNLKQRGYFFLDDRLYCESHAKARVKPPEGYDVVAVYPNAKVELV from the exons GTCCATGCTGGCAGCAAGGCTGCCCTGGCTGCACTGTGCCCTGGAGACCTGATCCAGGCCATCAATGGTGAGAGCACAGAGCTCATGACACACCTGGAGGCACAGAACCGCATCAAGGGCTGCCATGACCACCTCATACTCTCCGTGAGCAG GCCTGAAGGCAGGAGCTGGCCCAATACCCCAGAGGACAGCAAGGCTCAGGCACACAGGATCCACATCGATCCCGAGGCCcag GATGGCAGTCCAGCGACAAGCAGGTGGCCCTCAGCCACGGGGCTTGGGCCAGAAGATGGCAGGCCAGGCCTGGGATCTCCTTACGGGCAGCCACCTCGCCTCCCAGTCCCTCACAATGGCAGCAGCAGTGAGGCTACTTTACTGGCCCAGTTGGGCACCCTGCACGTGTCTCCACCCCACAG CACTGACCTGGCCAGAGGCCTTTCGCGGAGCCGCGACTGCGGAGTAGACCTGGGCTCAGAGGTGTACAGGATGCTTCGGGAGTCGGCCGAGCCGACGGCTGCGGAGCCCAAGCAGTCAGGCTCCTTCCGCTACTTGCAGGGCATGCTAGAGGCCGGCGAGGGCG GGGAACGGCCCGGGCCTGGCGGCCCCCGGAACCTCAAGCCCACGGCGGGCAAGCTAGGCGCTCCGCTGAGCGGCCTGCAGGGGCTGCCGGAGTGCACGCGCTGCGGCCACGGCATCGT GGGTACCATCGTCAAGGCGCGGGACAAGCTCTACCACCCCGAGTGCTTCATGTGCAGCGACTGCGGCCTGAACCTCAAGCAGCGCGGTTACTTCTTTCTGGACGACCGGCTCTACTGCGAAAGCCACGCCAAGGCGCGCGTCAAGCCGCCCGAGGGCTACGACGTGGTGGCGGTGTACCCCAATGCCAAGGTGGAACTCGTCTGA